From one Sus scrofa isolate TJ Tabasco breed Duroc chromosome 9, Sscrofa11.1, whole genome shotgun sequence genomic stretch:
- the OVCH2 gene encoding ovochymase-2, with translation MHMNKNKLILLLGMIFLGQNKSATLALPKVPTCGQSRMKVQPLSHLSIFSRIVGGNQVEKGAYPWQVSLKRRQKHVCGGTIISPRWVITAAHCVANRNIASTFNVTAGEYDLSYVEPGEQTLTIETIIIHPHFSTKKPMDYDIALLKMAGAFHFGKHFVGPMCLPEPGERFAPGFICTTAGWGRLNEDGIAPQVLQEVDLPILTQDECITALLTLQKPISGQTFLCTGFPEGGRDACQGDSGGSLMCRNKKGTWTLAGVTSWGLGCGRGWRKNLQKDDQGSPGIFTDLTKVLPWIHRHIQIGKRRKSYRASCGEQDRVIRASEGELHFPESPFLYYQRKQLCVWTLVVPEGMHLLLTFADFDAESCPHSYLSVYSLEDVLVGRFCGEILTSSVLIGSNTIRLSFISDTTDDAAGFNLTYKALNPNYLPDSGCGSLTILFEEGLIQSLHYPRDYSNMASCHWIFQAPKHYLVKLSFQNLEIEESGDCTSDYVSSHADVERKEEIARLCGFVLPAPVVSPSQVMSITFQSDETSTFRGFQAAVSFIPETGERMEPHLTLW, from the exons ATGCATATGAACAAGAATAAGCTCATCTTACTACTTGGAATGATCTTCTTGGGACAAAATAAATCTGCAACTCTCGCTCTCCCCAAAG TTCCCACTTGCGGGCAGAGTCGGATGAAGGTACAGCCTTTGAGCCACCTTAGCATTTTCAGTCGTATTGTTGGGGGAAACCAAGTGGAAAAGGGAGCCTACCCTTGGCAG GTGTCTCTGAAACGAAGGCAGAAGCATGTCTGTGGTGGGACCATCATCTCTCCACGGTGGGTGATCACAGCTGCTCACTGCGTTGCTAACAG AAATATTGCATCAACATTCAATGTTACTGCCGGAGAATACGACTTGAGCTATGTCGAGCCGGGAGAGCAAACCCTCACCATTGAAACCATCATCATACACCCACATTTCTCCACCAAGAAACCAATGGATTATGACATTGCTCTTTTGAAGATGGCTGGAGCTTTCCACTTTGGTAAAcat TTTGTGGGGCCCATGTGTCTTCCAGAGCCAGGGGAGCGATTTGCACCTGGATTTATTTGCACAACTGCAGGCTGGGGCCGACTGAATGAGG ACGGCATCGCCCCACAAGTCCTGCAGGAAGTGGACCTGCCCATTTTGACCCAAGACGAGTGTATTACAGCTCTGCTGACACTACAGAAACCCATCAGTGGGCAGACGTTTCTCTGCACGGGCTtcccagagggaggaagagacgCATGCCAA GGAGATTCAGGGGGTTCCCTCATGTGCCGGAATAAGAAAGGGACGTGGACACTGGCGGGCGTGACTTCTTGGGGTTTGGGCTGCGGTCGAGGCTGGAGAAAAAATCTGCAGAAAGATGATCAAGGATCCCCTGGGATCTTCACAGATCTTACTAAAGTGCTGCCCTGGATCCACAGACACATCCAAATTG ggAAGCGGAGGAAGAGCTACAGAG CCTCATGCGGTGAGCAGGATCGTGTGATCAGAGCATCAGAGGGGGAGCTGCACTTCCCAGAAAGCCCCTTCCTGTATTACCAGCGCAAGCA GCTGTGTGTCTGGACCCTCGTGGTGCCAGAGGGGATGCACCTGCTCCTTACTTTTGCCGATTTTGATGCAGAATCTTGTCCCCACAGTTACCTGTCAGTCTATTCGTTAGAAGACGTACTCGTGG GGAGATTCTGCGGCGAGATCCTGACTTCATCGGTGCTCATTGGCTCCAACACTATAAGGCTGAGCTTCATCTCTGACACCACAGATGACGCCGCTGGGTTTAATCTCACCTATAAAGCTCTTAACCCAAACTACCTTCCTG ATTCAGGCTGCGGCTCCTTAACTATCCTGTTTGAAGAAGGCCTCATACAGAGTCTTCACTATCCCCGAGACTACAGCAACATGGCCAGCTGCCACTGGATTTTTCAAGCCCCCAAACATTATCTAGTGAAG CTCTCCTTTCAGAACCTGGAGATAGAGGAGAGTGGAGACTGCACCTCCGACTACGTGAGCTCGCACGCGGAcgtggaaaggaaggaggagatcG CTCGGCTGTGTGGCTTTGTCCTTCCTGCCCCAGTGGTGAGCCCCTCCCAGGTCATGTCCATCACCTTCCAGTCGGACGAAACCTCGACCTTCAGAGGCTTTCAGGCTGCCGTCTCCTTCATTCCGGAAACAGGTGAGAGGATGGAGCCCCACCTGACGCTGTGGTAA
- the LOC100737844 gene encoding olfactory receptor 481-like has translation MEVGNHTMVTEFIILGLTENPSLRSVFSVVFLGIYIATILGNVSIIVLIQSSPQLHTPMYLFLSHLAFVDIGYSSSVTPVMVVSFLKEKLTMPVAGCIAQLGCDVVFGTAECFLLAAMAYDRYVAVCFPLLYSTHMSPRVCILLLVASYLGGCANAASFTGCLLSLTFCGPNKIDHFFCDLPPLVELSCTHRYAAERSPAVSAGSIIVLTLCAIIFSYLYIVHSILGMHSAEGRHKAFSTCTSHLTAVTLFYGTVTFVYVLPKSSHAADHIKVVSLFYTVVVPVLNPLIYSLRNKEVKEAMRKLMVRTHQSF, from the coding sequence ATGGAGGTTGGAAACCACACGATGGTGACCGAATTCATTATTTTGGGGTTAACGGAGAACCCGTCACTTCGTTCCGTCTTCTCTGTGGTTTTTCTAGGAATCTACATTGCCACCATACTGGGCAATGTCAGCATAATTGTGTTAATCCAAAGCAGCCCTCAGCTTCACACTCCCATGTACCTTTTCCTCAGCCATTTGGCCTTTGTGGACATTGGGTACTCTTCCTCGGTCACACCTGTCATGGTAGTGAGTTTCCTAAAGGAGAAACTCACCATGCCTGTCGCTGGCTGCATAGCCCAGCTCGGCTGCGATGTTGTCTTTGGAACAGCCGAGTGCTTCCTGTTGGccgccatggcctatgaccgctacgtggccgtCTGCTTCCCACTTCTCTACTCCACACACATGTCTCCCAGAGTCTGCATCCTCTTGCTGGTTGCCTCCTATCTGGGAGGGTGTGCGAATGCTGCATCATTTACCGGATGCTTACTGAGCCTGACTTTCTGTGGGCCAAATAAAATCgaccatttcttctgtgacctgcCCCCACTGGTGGAGCTCTCCTGTACTCACAGGTATGCTGCTGAACGATCTCCTGCTGTCTCAGCTGGGTCAATCATTGTGCTCACGCTGTGTGCCATCATTTTTTCGTATCTGTACATTGTCCACTCCATCCTGGGGATGCACTCTGCCGAGGGCAGGCACAAGGCCTTCTCGACCTGCACCTCCCACCTCACCGCCGTCACTCTGTTTTATGGGACAGTCACCTTTGTCTATGTCCTACCAAAATCGAGCCACGCGGCTGACCACATTAAAGTGGTGTCTCTGTTCTACACCGTGGTGGTCCCCGTGttgaaccccctcatctacagcctgaggaacaaggaggtgaaagaggcCATGAGAAAACTGATGGTTAGAACACATcagtcattttga